From Tripterygium wilfordii isolate XIE 37 chromosome 16, ASM1340144v1, whole genome shotgun sequence, one genomic window encodes:
- the LOC119981227 gene encoding uncharacterized protein LOC119981227 → MNPATSEFKNLALPPGVDEIQPLPTLYLERDPSDEMFEKLPLPDFGTAYHGYRLEVENFDGLLAIILYQWQSADKWFDTWVMTEYGVSYWVKRGSTGRYSVNMMSHVYGLLLLESVLPCSRIHQPLLKFRNSLVVAGVHFPKFSPLLMLLSVLIPVDMLCYCFLLQSFERHFSSSLSSSPSLCLSVMSFDTTTTLIFDIA, encoded by the exons ATGAATCCAGCTACCAGTGAATTCAAGAATCTGGCTTTGCCACCTGGTGTAGATGAGATCCAACCCCTCCCAACCTTGTATTTGGAGAGAGATCCCTCCG ATGAAATGTTTGAGAAATTGCCTCTTCCAGATTTCGGTACGGCTTATCATGGTTACCGtttggaagttgaaaattttgatggATTGCTTGCTATTATTCTTTACCAATGGCAGTCTGCAGACAAATGGTTTGATACTTGGGTGATGACTGAATATGGTGTATCATATTGGGTCAAAAGAGGTAGTACTGGACGATATTCTGTCAACATGATGTCTCATGTTTATGGTCTGCTGTTATTGGAATCTGTTCTGCCCTGCTCACGTATTCATCAACCACTGCTAAAGTTTCGAAATTCACTTGTTGTAGCTGGTGTTCATTTTCCCAAATTTAGTCCCTTATTGATGTTACTCTCTGTGCTTATACCTGTTGATATGTTGTGTTATTGCTTTCTCTTGCAATCTTTTGAAAGACATTTTAGCTCGTCTCTTTCATCTTCTCCATCTCTATGCCTCTCTGTGATGTCGTTTGATACCACCACAACCCTCATTTTTGACATTGCGTAG
- the LOC119980930 gene encoding uncharacterized protein LOC119980930, whose translation MEFSIFSKTLTKSDCLVKFAIPCPRLSLLVEEFKQLMYQKEEVWANVEGELTMPTQGTFHVVMKTPTGQLSAKQFRKREQERMKLIERMQSKVRKCQSQLSSLISNTRQDQRIKLIRRMQSKVGKCQSQLSSLISNTRPQDQRTKLIRRMQKKVRKCQSQLSSLISNTRPQDQRTLFVELLPTDVDVENTEMKLEDSKKMSIELQKLKIEWEHSRKSQEWMDCRMQKQAKMMEEYQSQVSSLISNNKSQNQHIHSLLLELREVYKEKEELRRGNVEFKKQNEYLKNLKTQQQLVDFNFSDQVNRETGE comes from the exons ATGGAGTTCTCTATTTTCAGCAAAACACTAACGAAATCCGATTGCCTGGTTAAATTTGCGATCCCGTGCCCACGTTTGAGCCTGTTGGTGGAGGAGTTTAAGCAGT TGATGTATCAAAAGGAAGAGGTTTGGGCAAATGTTGAGGGAGAGTTGACTATGCCAACTCAAG GGACATTCCATGTTGTGATGAAGACTCCTACTGGACAATTATCTGCCAAACAATTCAGGAAACGAGAACAAGAAAGG ATGAAGCTGATTGAACGGATGCAATCAAAAGTCAGGAAATGTCAGTCTCAACTTAGTTCATTGATCAGCAACACTAGACAAGATCAGCGCATTAAGCTGATTCGACGGATGCAATCAAAAGTCGGGAAATGTCAGTCTCAACTTAGTTCATTGATCAGCAACACTAGACCACAAGATCAGCGCACTAAGCTGATTCGACGGATGCAAAAAAAAGTCAGGAAATGTCAGTCTCAACTTAGTTCATTGATCAGCAACACTAGACCACAAGATCAGCGCACTTTGTTTGTTGAGCTGCTGCCA ACAGATGTTGATGTTGAGAATACAGAGATGAAGCTGGAAGATTCCAAAAAAATGTCCATTGAGCTACAGAAACTTAAAATAGAGTGGGAACATTCTAGGAAGTCTCAAGAGTGGATGGATTGTCGGATGCAAAAACAAGCCAAAATGATGGAAGAATATCAGTCTCAAGTTAGTTCATTGATCAGCAACAATAAATCCCAAAATCAGCATATCCACTCTTTGCTTCTTGAGCTGCGG GAGGTGtataaagagaaagaagaattgAGAAGGGGGAATGTTGAATTTAAAAAGCAGAATGAATATTTGAAGAATCTGAAGACCCAACAACAGCTTGTGGATTTTAATTTTTCTGATCAA GTAAACAGAGAGACGGGAGAATAA
- the LOC119980932 gene encoding uncharacterized protein LOC119980932 isoform X2, which produces MASSHQRNKSSLSKKKVTDINDQFTDQKTCANVEGELTMPIQGTMILNMDTNTGRSSGHIDQTVAGQLSAIKVGKRTRKENDAKHRAGIRIKLEEHKEMSNELPQVKLELERSKEREKIKDERIESLEKMNVVHISDTKSLISTNASQTLIIGSLTNDLHEERKGKDELRRENDALKEENDALKKENEQLNNLMTQQYVDSHFSDQFLNLPGPSQPMQTGGGERLSLGG; this is translated from the exons ATGGCATCCTCTCACCAGAGGAACAAGTCGAGCTTGTCGAAGAAGAAGGTTACTGATATCAATGATCAGT TTACAGATCAAAAGACTTGTGCCAATGTTGAGGGAGAGTTGACTATGCCAATTCAAG GTACAATGATATTGAATATGGATACAAATACTGGTAGAAGCAGTGGACACATTGACCAAACTGTAGCTGGACAATTATCTGCCATAAAAGTCGGAAAAAGAACACGAAAAGAGAATGATGCTAAGCACCGTGCAGGAATACGG ATCAAGCTGGAAGAACACAAAGAAATGTCCAATGAGTTACCACAAGTTAAACTAGAGCTTGAGCGTTCAAAAGAGCGTGAAAAAATCAAGGATGAACGGATTGAATCACTTGAAAAAATGAATGTTGTACATATTTCTGACACCAAGTCATTGATCAGCACCAATGCATCACAAACTCTGATTATCGGATCTTTGACTAATGACCTGCAT GAGGAGCGGAAAGGGAAAGATGAATTGAGAAGGGAGAATGATGCACTCAAGGAGGAGAATGATGCACTCAAGAAGGAGAATGAACAGTTGAACAATCTTATGACCCAACAGTATGTGGATTCTCATTTTTCTGATCAA TTTCTAAATCTGCCTGGACCTTCACAACCTATGCAAACTGGCGGTGGCGAACGTTTATCCCTCGGTGGCTGA
- the LOC119980932 gene encoding uncharacterized protein LOC119980932 isoform X3 yields MASSHQRNKSSLSKKKVTDINDQFTDQKTCANVEGELTMPIQGSSLGTMILNMDTNTGRSSGHIDQTVAGQLSAIKVGKRTRKENDAKHRAGIREERKGKDELRRENDALKEENDALKKENEQLNNLMTQQYVDSHFSDQFLNLPGPSQPMQTGGGERLSLGG; encoded by the exons ATGGCATCCTCTCACCAGAGGAACAAGTCGAGCTTGTCGAAGAAGAAGGTTACTGATATCAATGATCAGT TTACAGATCAAAAGACTTGTGCCAATGTTGAGGGAGAGTTGACTATGCCAATTCAAG GGTCATCATTAGGTACAATGATATTGAATATGGATACAAATACTGGTAGAAGCAGTGGACACATTGACCAAACTGTAGCTGGACAATTATCTGCCATAAAAGTCGGAAAAAGAACACGAAAAGAGAATGATGCTAAGCACCGTGCAGGAATACGG GAGGAGCGGAAAGGGAAAGATGAATTGAGAAGGGAGAATGATGCACTCAAGGAGGAGAATGATGCACTCAAGAAGGAGAATGAACAGTTGAACAATCTTATGACCCAACAGTATGTGGATTCTCATTTTTCTGATCAA TTTCTAAATCTGCCTGGACCTTCACAACCTATGCAAACTGGCGGTGGCGAACGTTTATCCCTCGGTGGCTGA
- the LOC119980932 gene encoding uncharacterized protein LOC119980932 isoform X1 — MASSHQRNKSSLSKKKVTDINDQFTDQKTCANVEGELTMPIQGSSLGTMILNMDTNTGRSSGHIDQTVAGQLSAIKVGKRTRKENDAKHRAGIRIKLEEHKEMSNELPQVKLELERSKEREKIKDERIESLEKMNVVHISDTKSLISTNASQTLIIGSLTNDLHEERKGKDELRRENDALKEENDALKKENEQLNNLMTQQYVDSHFSDQFLNLPGPSQPMQTGGGERLSLGG; from the exons ATGGCATCCTCTCACCAGAGGAACAAGTCGAGCTTGTCGAAGAAGAAGGTTACTGATATCAATGATCAGT TTACAGATCAAAAGACTTGTGCCAATGTTGAGGGAGAGTTGACTATGCCAATTCAAG GGTCATCATTAGGTACAATGATATTGAATATGGATACAAATACTGGTAGAAGCAGTGGACACATTGACCAAACTGTAGCTGGACAATTATCTGCCATAAAAGTCGGAAAAAGAACACGAAAAGAGAATGATGCTAAGCACCGTGCAGGAATACGG ATCAAGCTGGAAGAACACAAAGAAATGTCCAATGAGTTACCACAAGTTAAACTAGAGCTTGAGCGTTCAAAAGAGCGTGAAAAAATCAAGGATGAACGGATTGAATCACTTGAAAAAATGAATGTTGTACATATTTCTGACACCAAGTCATTGATCAGCACCAATGCATCACAAACTCTGATTATCGGATCTTTGACTAATGACCTGCAT GAGGAGCGGAAAGGGAAAGATGAATTGAGAAGGGAGAATGATGCACTCAAGGAGGAGAATGATGCACTCAAGAAGGAGAATGAACAGTTGAACAATCTTATGACCCAACAGTATGTGGATTCTCATTTTTCTGATCAA TTTCTAAATCTGCCTGGACCTTCACAACCTATGCAAACTGGCGGTGGCGAACGTTTATCCCTCGGTGGCTGA
- the LOC119980937 gene encoding uncharacterized protein LOC119980937 codes for MNPATSESKHLALPPGVDDCIWREIPPVDVLFCEMFEKLPLPNFGTAFHCSRLKVANFDGLLAIILYQWQSPEKWFDIWVMTEYGAKSYWVKRGKTGHISLILICIDDILST; via the exons ATGAATCCAGCTACCAGTGAATCCAAGCATCTAGCTTTGCCACCAGGTGTAGATGATTGTATTTGGAGAGAGATCCCTCCCGTGGACGTCTTATTCT GTGAAATGTTTGAGAAATTGCCTCTTCCAAATTTCGGTACGGCTTTCCATTGTTCCCGTTTGAAAGTTGCAAATTTTGATGGATTGCTTGCTATTATTCTTTACCAATGGCAGTCTCCAGAGAAATGGTTTGATATTTGGGTGATGACTGAATATGGTGCGAAATCATATTGGGTCAAAAGAGGAAAGACTGGACATATTTCTCTTATCCTGATTTGTATTGATGATATTCTGTCAACATGA
- the LOC119980931 gene encoding putative leucine-rich repeat-containing protein DDB_G0290503, whose product MESDLEKKESKKKKKVNKWSSSVEGSSSCPKTLNVDLKCLGTSSGYINQTAESGTSSEYIDQTAAGQLFAKKAGRRQRKMNDDKYHASLRFTVERCEEMLIELQKIKLKCNHSRKYLKQTKRWIQSEEKMMEEHLSQVSSLISNNRSRNQHIQSLFLELLLADVGDMEIKLEHSKKTSIELQKLKLEWEHSRKCQELMDQRMQKQAKMIEEYQSQVSSLISNNESQNQHIRSLFLKLRDVYKEKDELRRGNGEFKKEIEYLKNLKTQQQLVDFSFSDQVT is encoded by the exons ATGGAATCCGATCTCGAGAAGAAAgaatcgaagaagaagaagaaggttaaTAAGT GGTCATCATCTGTTGAAGGGTCATCATCATGTCCAAAGACATTGAATGTGGATCTGAAGTGCCTGGGTACAAGTAGTGGATATATTAATCAAACTGCAGAGTCTGGTACAAGCAGTGAGTACATTGATCAAACTGCAGCTGGACAATTATTCGCCAAAAAAGCCGGGAGAAGACAACGAAAAATGAATGATGATAAGTACCATGCATCATTACGG TTCACAGTGGAACGTTGTGAAGAAATGCTCATtgaattacaaaaaataaaactaaagtGTAACCATTCAAGGAAGTATCTGAAGCAGACCAAACGATGGATTCAGTCAGAAGAAAAAATGATGGAGGAACATCTGTCTCAAGTTAGTTCATTGATCAGCAACAATAGATCCCGAAATCAGCATATCCAGTCTTTGTTTCTTGAGCTGTTGCTG GCAGATGTTGGGGATATGGAGATAAAGCTAGAACATTCCAAAAAAACGTCCATCGAGTTACAAAAACTGAAACTAGAGTGGGAGCATTCTAGGAAGTGTCAGGAGTTGATGGATCAACGGATGCAAAAACAAGCCAAAATGATAGAGGAATATCAGTCTCAAGTTAGTTCATTGATCAGCAACAATGAATCCCAAAATCAGCATATCCGCTCTTTGTTTCTTAAGCTGCGC GATGTGTATAAAGAGAAAGATGAATTGAGAAGGGGGAATGGTGAATTTAAAAAGGAGATTGAATATTTGAAGAATCTTAAGACCCAACAACAGCTTGTGGACTTTAGTTTTTCTGATCAA GTAACATAG
- the LOC119980936 gene encoding uncharacterized protein LOC119980936 isoform X3, whose amino-acid sequence MKRFFSRIKTFITRPDALQTGITASDAAMTLGIARATTKEHLLIGDQRVKDYRIYMALQLLGYCICRIGSNSPNPFGTGSELFCFLL is encoded by the exons ATGAAGAG GTTTTTTTCTAGAATTAAAACCTTCATAACAAGGCCAGATGCCCTCCAAACTGGGATAACTGCCAGTGATGCTGCAATGACATTAGGCATTGCTCGAGCTACGACCAAGGAGCATCTTCTAATTGGTGATCAAAG AGTAAAGGATTACAGGATTTATATGGCGCTGCAGCTTCTTG GATATTGCATATGCAGAATTGGCTCTAACTCACCCAATCCGTTTGGGACTGGCTCTGAACTTTTCTGTTTTCTACTATGA
- the LOC119980936 gene encoding vacuolar protein sorting-associated protein 36-like isoform X2, which yields MVMLAEKKRQKLLLASNSQSSNTSDEEMDSKEEMQDWLLSVGIVSPLKKGVFRSFVSPIIVSTELISPEDLLQACSLWEKFDVYRSIMLQKFDSGVMAVQNKSCSDEEVFF from the exons ATGGTGATGTTAGCAGAGAAAAAGAGGCAAAAGCTTTTATTGGCTTCAAACTCACAAAGCAGCAATACAAGTGACGAGGAAATGGATTCCAAAGAAGAGATGCAAGATTGGTTATTGAGTGTTGGAATTGTTTCCCCTCTCAAAAAAGGAGTCTTCCGGAGCTTTGTATCACCAATAATTGTCTCGACAG AGCTGATCTCACCTGAGGATTTGTTGCAAGCATGTTCTCTTTGGGAGAAGTTTGATGTGTAT AGGTCCATAATGCTTCAGAAGTTTGATAGTGGAGTCATGGCTGTTCAGAACAAGTCTTGTAGTGATGAAGAG GTTTTTTTCTAG
- the LOC119980936 gene encoding vacuolar protein sorting-associated protein 36-like isoform X1 — translation MVMLAEKKRQKLLLASNSQSSNTSDEEMDSKEEMQDWLLSVGIVSPLKKGVFRSFVSPIIVSTELISPEDLLQACSLWEKFDVYRSIMLQKFDSGVMAVQNKSCSDEEVFLTFELVYNW, via the exons ATGGTGATGTTAGCAGAGAAAAAGAGGCAAAAGCTTTTATTGGCTTCAAACTCACAAAGCAGCAATACAAGTGACGAGGAAATGGATTCCAAAGAAGAGATGCAAGATTGGTTATTGAGTGTTGGAATTGTTTCCCCTCTCAAAAAAGGAGTCTTCCGGAGCTTTGTATCACCAATAATTGTCTCGACAG AGCTGATCTCACCTGAGGATTTGTTGCAAGCATGTTCTCTTTGGGAGAAGTTTGATGTGTAT AGGTCCATAATGCTTCAGAAGTTTGATAGTGGAGTCATGGCTGTTCAGAACAAGTCTTGTAGTGATGAAGAGGTATTTCTTACATTTGAATTGGTCTACAATTGGTGA
- the LOC119980936 gene encoding vacuolar protein sorting-associated protein 36-like isoform X4: MVMLAEKKRQKLLLASNSQSSNTSDEEMDSKEEMQDWLLSVGIVSPLKKGVFRSFVSPIIVSTELISPEDLLQACSLWEKFDVGP, translated from the exons ATGGTGATGTTAGCAGAGAAAAAGAGGCAAAAGCTTTTATTGGCTTCAAACTCACAAAGCAGCAATACAAGTGACGAGGAAATGGATTCCAAAGAAGAGATGCAAGATTGGTTATTGAGTGTTGGAATTGTTTCCCCTCTCAAAAAAGGAGTCTTCCGGAGCTTTGTATCACCAATAATTGTCTCGACAG AGCTGATCTCACCTGAGGATTTGTTGCAAGCATGTTCTCTTTGGGAGAAGTTTGATGT AGGTCCATAA
- the LOC119980933 gene encoding uncharacterized protein LOC119980933 isoform X2, whose amino-acid sequence MGYICTKKWNLGLKSGTISGDTDHTAAEASKRARKRAIDISYRQIKMMEGHIELLGQTCQQLQSEVKMMDVIMEEQPLMKMELSRELEYEHKIELLEQTNKRLQSQVTMMEEPLSSLLLRGRATVILQRFYFFNF is encoded by the exons ATGGGTtatattt GTACAAAGAAATGGAATCTGGGTCTGAAGTCTGGTACAATCAGTGGAGACACTGATCACACTGCAGCTGAAGCCAGCAAAAGAGCACGAAAACGGGCAATTGATATAAGTTATCGCCAAATAAAG ATGATGGAGGGCCACATTGAGTTGCTGGGGCAGACATGTCAACAGTTACAGTCAGAAGTCAAAATGATGGATGTCATAATGGAGGAACAACCGTTG atgaagatggaactTAGCAGAGAACTAGAGTATGAGCATAAAATTGAGTTGCTGGAGCAGACAAATAAACGGTtacaatcacaagtcacaatgatGGAGGAGCCACTGTCATCCCTGCTTCTTCGAGGAAGAGCCACTGTCATATTGCaacgattttattttttcaatttctaa
- the LOC119980933 gene encoding uncharacterized protein LOC119980933 isoform X1: MGYICTKKWNLGLKSGTISGDTDHTAAEASKRARKRAIDISYRQIKLRSQVQMMEGHIELLGQTCQQLQSEVKMMDVIMEEQPLMKMELSRELEYEHKIELLEQTNKRLQSQVTMMEEPLSSLLLRGRATVILQRFYFFNF; encoded by the exons ATGGGTtatattt GTACAAAGAAATGGAATCTGGGTCTGAAGTCTGGTACAATCAGTGGAGACACTGATCACACTGCAGCTGAAGCCAGCAAAAGAGCACGAAAACGGGCAATTGATATAAGTTATCGCCAAATAAAG TTACGGTCACAAGTTCAAATGATGGAGGGCCACATTGAGTTGCTGGGGCAGACATGTCAACAGTTACAGTCAGAAGTCAAAATGATGGATGTCATAATGGAGGAACAACCGTTG atgaagatggaactTAGCAGAGAACTAGAGTATGAGCATAAAATTGAGTTGCTGGAGCAGACAAATAAACGGTtacaatcacaagtcacaatgatGGAGGAGCCACTGTCATCCCTGCTTCTTCGAGGAAGAGCCACTGTCATATTGCaacgattttattttttcaatttctaa